In the genome of Eschrichtius robustus isolate mEscRob2 chromosome 2, mEscRob2.pri, whole genome shotgun sequence, the window TGACACATTGATATGCTGGGATGCTGGGAGAGGGCTGTGCCTGATTCCGTgtgagggcatggaagctctgcatCTCCCTACATGCTGGCCACCTGCACCTGGTCTTATCCACCTCTTCTATTTGgctgttattgagttgtatccTTTTTGATATGTATCATAAGTAtagcactttcctgagttctgtgagtcattttaGCAAATTTTTGAACTTGAGGGTGTCATGAGAACCCCTGAATTTAGAGCCAGTTGGTCATAAGTGCAGGTGGCCCCCAAGATTTGCGACTGATGTTGCAATGCAATTGGTCTTGTGGGACTGATCCCCTTAgctgtggggtctgtgctaactccagGTAGTGAGGGTCAGACTTGTCCAGTTGATGTGGAAGATAACTCCCATTAGCAGTCCACAGCTTTGGAACTTCAGAAAGCTGAGCCCCCCAGCACTGGCTCCCGAAATTTCCTGATTGCCATTGGCATCACTCACCCTAACTATCCCAATAATCTTAGAAACATACATTTTCCAGTACTGGATGTGTTTATGCTTGAAAACTAGAGAGTGGTTGGTTATTTGGTTGAATCCTGAATGGTACTGTCTCTTCACAGATCTTCCTGTAGTTTGAGGTGAGGGATGACAGAGCCACAACTGGGTCTCCACTGATGCCCGCAAGGGCCCTGCAGCCTCTTTCTGGCAAAGCCTTAATGTCTCTCACATCCTCCTCCATCCACAGTGGGAGGCTCCTAGCCCTGCATTTGGTCCTTAGTGATACCCTCAGTATTAGTTGTTTCACTTGACTACTGGAGTGGAAGGAAATGACATGCCCAAACCAGAGCAGAGATCATAGGAATAAGAGTGGGCTGCTACAGGAATTACTGTTGCAATACATGAGATCTGAACTTGAGGGCTCTCAGTGGCCATAGCGTTTGATACATGGAGAGAATGAACTAGGTCTGGACTCCTGTCCCTAGTAACTTTTTAGTGAGAATCAATATAACTTGGTCTGGGCACCAGTGGACCAAAATGATGATGAACGATAGCAAATAACATTAAAGATGGTGATTTACACCTTTACAGCCTCTCATATGGTTTAGGTATTATTGCAAGCAAATTGCTCATAGAAACATGATACATCATAACAATATAAAGGAAGTAGAAAATTATGGAAATCAAAGGCAAAATTGATGCATTCGTAATCATAGTAGAAGATTTTAATACACTATGTTTAAAAACCAATAGATCAGATATGTAAAACTACATAAATTTGTGGAAGTATTGCTATCACAACTGGAAACATTTGAGCTAGACAGAAAGATAGGCAGATAGGTGGTATTTTGTATCCATAAAATGGAGGAGCCGCATTATTTTCAGATACCCAGATGTCATCCACTAAAATGAGAAGCCATTTGGTAACAAACTCCTCAAAGCAGAAATGATACAGGTCATATTTTCTGACCACTGTAAAATGACATTTGTGACTATCAGTGAAAGGATAAACAAGTCATAGATAGCCACTTGCAAGTTTTAGAAACCATCCTAAATAATTTCTGCATTAAATGGAAAGGTGAAATGATGATTAACTTTAAAGAGGCATCCTAAGGAGAAGGCATGAAGGTTAGCAGGAAAGGATGTTCCTTTGTTCCCCCAACTCTAGAAATTCTCAGGTGAACACTGGGCAAAATGATTTATTCTGGTCATATTCAGGTTCTCTTCACTAAAATAGGGGTGGGATTACTGCAGAATATAGAATATTgcatgaaaatttaaattttcatttgatcACACTATACAAACTGTTGTTACCACATGGTAACTAGGAAAAAAATAGCAGTCGGCATACAGACCCTTTGGGGTTTCTTCTGAGACCTTGCTTTCTGCAGCCAGTGGTCAATGTGCCTTCAATACAAGTTTTCCCATGCTCCCGTGCATCTTAGGCTGCTGGCCCCTTGGGCAACTAGACTAACAGATATGATAGCTAAGTaactagatgatagatagataggtaggtagacagATAATATAGATCTATTGGTACATTAGATAGATCAAAAGGTAGATGGAATAAATAGATTAGATAGATCAATTGGTATATTAGATAAGTAGatatgatagatagatgacaTGATAGAGAGATAATTTAGATAGATATATGgattagatagatggatggagtgAATAGATATATcaatagatagattagatagatctATCAGTAGATAGATtagattgattgatggattggtagattaggtagataggtagatataaTACATAGATGATAGTGAGGGAGAttatagatagaaaaataaagctgTAGATAGAcggatacatagatagatacatagattagATAGACGGAGGGATAGATGAATGGGTGGATAGATGAATGAGATGATGTTAgggatatatagatagatgaaaGATTAGAAAGATAGGTAGATATGATAGATGATAGAAAGATTATAGATAGATTAGATCTATTGATCAATAGATAGATTAGAATGACAGATTGATCAGTCAATAGATATTCTGAAAACTCCTTCTGATTCAGAAAACTGAAATCCTGAAGCAAATTATAGCAGGTACACTCTATCAGTAGAGTTCCCAAGGAAGTCAGGGGATTCCCAGGGCAGAAGCAAAGACAGAGGAGACCAGGGCTGAACAGAGAATCTGGACATTCGTGTTTCAACAGTAGTCATGAATTGGGGCAGGGCAAGTGAGTGAGTAGACAGAGATCTCCTACTGAAATGGGGACACGCAGTTTTGCCCTATCTGCAGAGGGCTGGGCAGCCAAGAACCAAGATCAGGCAAACAGGAGCATGGAATCTGAAATTACGAGGCAAAAAGGAAGGCAGCCCCTGGGTGAAGGACAGAAACCACAAATCAATGGACTCCTGAGGTTGGAGTTACAAGTGTGTCAATACATAAAAAGTGgaacaaaagataaaatcaaaATCACGTGCAAAGAGGAAGACGCCATAAAGCTGACTAGGCAATTTTGGAAGTAACCAATAAGCAATTCTAAACTAGAAAACTATAATAGCCGAAATTAAAACCCAAGATGTGATATGGATTAAACATTAAATTAGACTTGGctaaaaaaagaattagtgaacTAGAAAATTAAGGTGCACAAACCTAGCCAAACTATAGCaaagaaacaacagaatagaAAATACAAGTACAATTATATACAAGTGATGActaaaagaagggggaaaaaaggcagaTTTAACTGGATTTCCAAGAatagaaaagagatttttttaaaaaaagcaatcatgaataaaataatgaattataaATTTTCTAGAAGTGAAAATAATTCTCAGATTCAGAAAACCCAAAAAGAGATCAAACCAGCTACAAATGTAAACCTAGTGAAATATCATTAGTGAATAAGGACAAAGTAAAAATACTTTCAGAAGCACAAAAACTGAGAACTTTTATGAACATCAGGAACTCTGGAGGACATACGgttaaaggaatgaaaagaatcatAGTTCTAAGAGAACTTAGTGATCCCTGAAGGACTGAGTAGCCAACAGGAATAGTAAACAACTGGCAAGCACGAAAAAGCCGATACAACACAGACATTGGGAAAAATGACCCACAAATGTACTGTCTTAAGGCAGTTGGCAATGCCCTGCTAGATGAATAATTTATCTGAactggaagactttttttttcatttttttaatatgattccatttttttctactttcttagcatatcagttataatttttttttaatttaaattaaattaattaatttatttatttttggctgcgttgggtttttgttgctgcccacaggctttctctagttgcgtcgagtgggggccactgttctttgtggtgcgtgggcttctcattgcagtggcttctcttgttgtggatcatgggctctaggtgtgcagccttcagtagttgtggcacatgggctgagtagttgttgctcaagggcttagttgctccgtggcacgtggggtcttcccagaccagagatcgaactcgtgtcccctgcattggcaggcagattcttaaccactgtgccatcagggacgTCCAAAGACTCTTTCTAAAACAAATTCTATCACTAATTTGTTTAGAATGGATGGTTCTTCCCCAATATGTTTTGCAAAACCTTAGTTCTCTTTTTGTCAGCTCTGATAAGCACCAAAGGACTGGCAGTGGCTTAGCCATTGACCACAAGCCTCTGGTCACCCAGGATGACTGGGTTGTTCATCCATAATATGGTTGAGAAGGATGAGATGAGGAATTCTACCTAGTACATGACCACAAAGAAACTAACCAGCAGGATGGCCTGTGTGGCCCTTTTCTCTGAGGAGACTCTTGGAGAGAGGCTGGTGCTGTGAAGTTCCTGGGATTGCCTCTGATGCTTGAACAAGAGAATCACAATGTATGCCTTTGAGAGCAGCATGATTCCTACAAAGGAGATATCCCCGAACAGTGACAGCAAGAAGAACAGGTCCTTGTTGATGTAGCTCATGGGGAAAAAAGAACAGTATTCACTGATAAACATGGATCAGTGAGGACACATTGGATGAAGGCACAGTGTAAATGACCAGGTTGCTACAGAAGGGCACATTTAGGAACTataaggaagaagaaatggaagatgTAACTTGTGGAGGGGAATTTGAACCTGGCCAACCAGGTGATGACTTGGAGCATGCTCAGGAGGCAGGTGGTACCGATGGAGAGGCCCCTCATCACCCTGTACAGGTAGACCAAGGCTTTGCATGAGAAGTCAGTTTGGAAATTCTGTATCCCAAACATGTCCGTCAACATTAAGAGTGCCACAGTGAGGAAAATCACTATGTGGATGAGGACCAAGTGGCAGAGAGCTTGGTGGCCTGCGATCCAGAAGGAGTATGATAATGTGGAAAAGGAGGAAGGTGTTGGCAGAGAGTCCAATGCCAGcttgagaaatgaggtgttttTTGATGGTAACATAGTTAGAAAATTTGCTCATCTTAAAACATAATGTGTATatctggagaaaagagagagagagagctagcaGAGACCACCAATGTTATGTCCATCATTGCCATAACAGTCTCCACCATCACCAATCTCCATCATTATTAGTTTACCAAAATGCTTTCATTAATCCTGCTTTGCTCTTAGATATTCATAAAGATTCTTCAAAAACATCTCTCTCCCAATCAAATGGTCCTTACAGGACAACCCTCATGTATAATGAGATCTCCTGGGATTCCTTCATCTTGGTTTATTCCCATCTAACCAGTAGCTTTGGAGAGAGAATGAGTCTCTGTTAAGATTTCCCAGGAATGGTACCTTgtcaggaagaagagagaaataactCCCTGAATGTCAGTATCTTTTAACAGTACTGATACCTGGCAATCTTTGAGTGCTTTTTATCTGGCTGCCCACAAGATGGCTCCAGTTGACACATGTTTTCACCCCCATCACAGAGAACCCCAATATGAGCACCTGACAACCCTGGAGAGGGTTACCAGAACCTAGTTCTCAACAATCAGCATGAAACTGTGCCCCATAGTGTTAAATAACCCATCCTGAAACTGTGCCCCATAGCGTTAACAGAAACTGGTGACTAACAGAAATTCTTGAGCTCATCTTATAGCTTACTAAAAACCCCTCCACTTGTAGCCTGCCTTCACTGAGCAAGATCACCTTAATTATTCTTTTGCAAATTGCATACTCTCCAAGCTTCACATAGCCTAAACAATAAGACGTTTGCCCTAGTTGTTTTCCAGGAACATGGAATCAGCTGTGTCTAGTTTGAGCTGAGCCAGCTAAGACTAGTTGGGACCACTGACCCTAAAACTGGGCCTGCACAGGTGTCTGATGAAAGACTTTTTGATGTCAGAGGGccaaaactccaccctcagatcatGCTATGCACCTCCACTTTTGAACATGCTTCCCATGAAGTAGCATATAAGTTAGATACGCCTTTGCAGAACACCAATTACCTCACCTCTTCCCTACCTTCAGTCACCTTTTCCCATGCCTAAGACCACCCTGCTTCTCTATTCCATAAATATGCCAACCCATTTGCTTTTGGTGAGGTAGAGctgatatttgttttcctataTCCTTACTTGGCTTGTGAATTAACCCCTTCTTTGCTGCAAACCTCGGTATCTCAGGGTTTTGGCTTGCTGCGCGTTGGGCAAAATGAACCTGTTTTCATTCAGAAACAATGCCCCACATTTCTCTACTCAGTGACATCCATGGAGCTCACACCATGACAGCCTGACTGTTCACCTCAATGCTTTCTTTAAGACAAAAGCAGCCTAAGAGTATCTTGTCATGCCTGGAAAGTTCTTTGCTCCACAATTGTAAGGATATATTAGAATCAAAAGCAAACAGAGACCCGCCTTGAAAATTCCCTGAGCAGACAAAACCGACTTAATCATACAAGCAAAGCTTTAGCTTACTTTGCAAGACTAACTTGACCTGGGTCATTTCTTGCTTATGCCTCTGGAAATCATAAGCAAAACTTAAACTGTTTCCCAAGGTTGATATGAAGGAACTGCTAACCAATTCCctatcatttaagaaaattctaaTATATTATAACCAATCACTGCATTCTCACGATATAAactattttataaaaacatacCCCTGAGCCTCACTCCCTGTTTTTGTTTGAGTGCTCCCAGTTTGCGAACTGTCTTTTTGATATGTGCACAGTAAACTTCTACTAATTACTACTTCGGTGATTTGTTGCTTTTACTTcagctatttctgaacttttgacaGATGCTTTACCTTTCAAGTACCTTCTCAGATTCTGACACCAATTCTGATGCAATTTGTTCCACACCATCAAGCAATTAATTCTGATaccatctacctggagatagggccagatcccacaggttaagggctcagtcccacaagacttccCAACCCcatccacttcagatgccaattgcaagtccaGGCTGTCACCTAtgtttctgaccaaccagctatagatcagaggttccaacaacccccaacttgggtttgattaatttgctagagtggctcacagaactcagagaaacattttagttactggattactggtttattacaaaagggtataactcaggaacagccagatggaagagatgcatagagcAAGGTATGGGAGAAGAGGCTCAGAGCTTCCATGCTCTCACTGAGCACACCACCCTCCCACCGTCTCCAtgtggaagctctctgaaccctgtccttttgggtttttatggaggtttcatcatataggcatggttgattaaatcattggccattagtAGTTGATTCAACctctagcccctctcccctccctggaggtcaggaGGTGAGACTCAAAGTTCCAAACTTCTAATCAtatggttggttctcctggcaaccagctcccATCTTTAGGGGCTTTCCATAAGTccttcattaacataaactctggtgtggttgaaaggggatTGTGTTAAATATCATGGTACCTCTAtcactcttatcacttaggaaattccaaagtttttaggaactctgtgcaggaatgggacaaagaccaaagatatatttcttattataaaccaCAACATCACACCTTCAAAATATTTCCAGTACTTCATTAGACTCATGGAATTCTTTGTAAAAGCCACCCTGGAGAGCAGGCAAGTGTTCACGCACTTGCCCTGGGCAGCAGGCATGCTTGTTGAGTGTGCTTGATAAAATCCAGGACTTTACAGCAATTGAGTACATCGCCCCGAAAAACTGGCCAACAGGGAAGATTCCTCAGTAACAAAATGAAGAGTATCAGATAACACCATGTCCAGGGGCCTGTACAGCACTGTAAATCTATCAATATTAATTTCTAAGGAACTCTCTTCATGTGAGTTTACAAGTATGGTGTAATACCCAGTGTTCATGGCCTAGAGAAATCACTGGTCTAAAACCAATTGAAAtgttctgaggaaaaaaaaattaactgcttGCTTCTTTTTATCCATGAGGAGGAAAATAGAAAACACCACAACAATGTGGAATTCACATATaaagaggcaaaaatataaatcagaagTTGATGTTTTACCAACACATTAAAGACCATAAGAACAGACACACATGTCAGCCCTCACCATGAGAAGTGAGGACTAGGCATTCCTGGGGTTGAGAGGGGGCCCTGACAACACTCAGAACAGAGATGCTATAGGTCAAGACCACCCTCGTGTGTGTCAAAAGCACCTGCTTTTCACCATCAACCTTCTCAATGTATCTAAGCCGTAAGCACAGATGTAGCCCTGGCTGAACATGTCAAAATAATCGCAGTAACTAGACCAGGAAGAAAATACTGATTATAAATCCTATGGGCTTAGACCACATATCAACATAAAGgtcagagaaaagggaaaaataaaagaaaggtaaATGAAGAGCCCTTTACCAGACTCCATTACAGGTTTTGAGAAGTtgaatatttgggggaaaagacGTTTGGTAACATCTACTTTCTTATCTATAAGATGAGCATAACAATCAGTTGTTTTATATAATGAATGATTTAATTTCTGTAAAGCTCCATGCAATCTTCCtggataaaattaaatataatatactGAAGGAAATGTCACCCCCAAATATAcctctttgaaataaaaattattttgaactgaagGCAACTAGGAAtcagtaaatgcagaaaaagtacCCCCTTTTCTGCCTAAAGGCAGGAAATAAATACTCCTTTTACTGGAGACAGACTCTTATCAGCCCAGGATGGCACTAGAGGAATCTGCAAACAAATCTTATTAAGCTAACCTTTATCTTTCTCGTTACTTCTGTACCATTTACTACCCTGAATCTAAACCATTTATCTTGTCACTTCTttgcatatttattatttgtctAAAAGCTCTAAAACTTCCTGCTCTAGTCACTTATTTAGATCTTT includes:
- the LOC137759004 gene encoding LOW QUALITY PROTEIN: olfactory receptor class A-like protein 1 (The sequence of the model RefSeq protein was modified relative to this genomic sequence to represent the inferred CDS: deleted 2 bases in 1 codon) — translated: MPAAQGKCVNTCLLSRVAFTKNSMSLMKYWKYFEGHQALCHLVLIHIVIFLTVALLMLTDMFGIQNFQTDFSCKALVYLYRVMRGLSIGTTCLLSMLQVITCIRGNPRNFTAPASPRVSSEKRATQAILLVSFFVVMY